Proteins encoded by one window of Cuniculiplasma divulgatum:
- a CDS encoding HAD-IB family phosphatase, with amino-acid sequence MKGELPSSLGHTEHTPIVFFDMDGVLTVEKSSWNYVHSKFGVDNDFNYSLFRTGKIDYHEFMRRDINLWIQEMGEVKVNQIREILDEIELFPGAVEATQTLSAEGFHLVIVSGGLMWLAERVGKLTGISDIYANVILSLGGMVLPDGRALVDPKRKDIVVNNVINTYKPDYSISVGDSPDDEKMFMVTDYSISMNNEPGFINARGFDLKTDNLQSCADLILGIRDQRNEIT; translated from the coding sequence ATGAAGGGAGAACTGCCCTCTTCTCTAGGCCATACTGAGCATACTCCAATTGTTTTTTTTGACATGGATGGGGTTCTCACAGTAGAGAAAAGTAGCTGGAACTATGTCCATTCAAAATTTGGGGTTGATAATGATTTTAACTATTCTCTTTTCAGGACCGGAAAGATAGATTACCACGAATTTATGAGACGGGATATTAATCTGTGGATACAGGAAATGGGTGAAGTAAAGGTCAACCAAATAAGGGAAATCCTTGATGAAATAGAATTGTTTCCAGGAGCCGTTGAGGCAACTCAAACACTCAGCGCTGAGGGGTTTCACCTGGTAATAGTATCAGGTGGATTAATGTGGCTTGCAGAAAGGGTTGGAAAACTTACAGGAATAAGTGATATTTATGCAAATGTGATTTTATCGCTGGGTGGAATGGTTCTTCCCGATGGGAGAGCCCTGGTTGACCCGAAGAGGAAGGATATAGTTGTGAATAACGTGATAAATACTTATAAACCAGATTACTCAATTTCAGTAGGAGACTCTCCAGATGATGAAAAGATGTTTATGGTTACTGACTATTCCATAAGCATGAATAATGAGCCTGGTTTTATTAACGCAAGGGGTTTTGATCTGAAAACAGATAATCTTCAATCATGTGCTGATCTCATTCTAGGGATCAGGGATCAGAGAAATGAAATCACCTGA
- the proS gene encoding proline--tRNA ligase — protein MEHKKEDFSEWYNEIIDISQLTDKRYPVKGMNVWMPYGYSLMKNTDEMIRTKFYEDEYEEVMFPSLISRPMFEIEFEHIKGFEKELFWITRGGRESLEEDLAMRPTSEAAIYPMLKLWIRDHADLPKRIFQIVQVYRYETKHTRPFIRSRDIHFIECHTAHDSYKDAEEQMNLYRREWDYFTKKLCLPYMEVKRPEWDKFPGAVYTIAFDTLMPSGRTLQIGTIHEYGSNFSKNYDVKFAKEDGTSEYVNQTTFGMSERLIAALIGIHGDDKGLILPPFVAPTQVVIVPITSADSNFESFVSEIENLVRNSGFRVLVDKNDNYTPGYKFNQWEMKGVPLRIEIGKREAESNSITISLRTRKGRIKLNKDDISQIKNLLDEVESDLLNKARKILSDGIEGIKTSGQESSIKTFILCDNEKCARSIEAKTELDMMGHILNYGSKGKCEVCGNEGRTALFSRPY, from the coding sequence ATGGAGCATAAAAAGGAAGATTTCAGTGAATGGTACAATGAAATAATAGACATTTCCCAGCTCACCGATAAGAGATACCCTGTTAAGGGAATGAATGTTTGGATGCCTTATGGATATAGCCTCATGAAAAACACTGATGAAATGATCAGGACTAAGTTCTATGAAGATGAGTATGAGGAAGTGATGTTTCCTTCATTAATCTCAAGACCAATGTTTGAAATTGAATTCGAACACATAAAGGGCTTTGAAAAAGAACTATTCTGGATCACAAGGGGCGGAAGGGAATCTCTGGAAGAAGATCTGGCCATGAGACCCACAAGTGAGGCTGCAATTTATCCGATGCTAAAACTGTGGATACGGGATCATGCTGATCTACCAAAGAGAATCTTCCAGATTGTTCAGGTATATCGTTATGAAACAAAACATACCAGGCCGTTTATAAGATCAAGGGATATTCACTTCATAGAATGCCATACTGCCCATGATTCATACAAAGATGCAGAGGAACAGATGAACCTTTACAGGAGAGAGTGGGACTATTTCACAAAGAAACTCTGCCTTCCTTATATGGAGGTAAAGAGACCTGAGTGGGATAAGTTTCCAGGTGCTGTTTACACCATTGCATTTGATACGCTTATGCCTTCAGGCAGAACGCTTCAGATTGGAACAATTCATGAATACGGTAGTAATTTCTCAAAGAATTATGATGTGAAATTTGCAAAGGAGGATGGAACCAGTGAATATGTAAATCAGACAACATTCGGTATGAGTGAAAGATTGATAGCTGCGTTAATAGGGATTCATGGTGATGATAAGGGACTAATTCTTCCACCATTCGTGGCTCCTACGCAGGTAGTGATTGTTCCAATCACCTCTGCAGATTCAAATTTTGAATCTTTTGTAAGTGAAATTGAAAACTTAGTTAGGAATAGTGGATTTAGGGTATTAGTAGATAAAAACGACAACTATACTCCCGGTTATAAATTCAACCAGTGGGAAATGAAAGGTGTCCCTTTAAGAATAGAAATAGGTAAAAGAGAGGCAGAATCTAATTCAATTACCATATCCTTAAGAACAAGAAAAGGGAGAATAAAGCTGAATAAAGATGATATATCGCAGATAAAAAATTTGCTGGATGAGGTAGAAAGTGATCTTCTTAACAAAGCCCGGAAGATCCTCTCAGATGGAATAGAAGGGATTAAAACTAGCGGACAGGAATCAAGCATTAAGACTTTTATTCTATGTGATAATGAAAAATGTGCCAGGTCCATAGAGGCAAAAACCGAGCTAGATATGATGGGACATATACTGAATTATGGGTCAAAAGGTAAATGTGAGGTTTGTGGAAATGAAGGGAGAACTGCCCTCTTCTCTAGGCCATACTGA
- a CDS encoding M20 family metallo-hydrolase → MNLKDITDEKEFIIELAKRIIPVKSISPASGGQGESQRADLLVSILKELGYEDSVRYDVEDKMGFKRSSVIEKVGNFDRTLWLVSHIDTVPDGDPNLWTRPPFQATVEGNRIYGRGTSDDGQAVFLSLLLLKKLDKSKLKMNLGLAFVADEEVGSVYGIQYLLDKNIFKKDDLIIVPDAGSMDGMELEIAEKSIVWIKFTVNGRQYHASMPSNAISAARDGMEFMLSVDKMLHSKYTDKDDTFNFPYSTFEPTKHEKNVDNINTIPGKEVFYMDCRILPNYDVDSVVDDISREISEFERTHKSKIKMEFVQREQAPVPTSRDSEVVTRLVKALSSRGGEPKVVGIGGGTCAAFFRRLGYDAVVWSTTVPDVAHQVDEYVIIDQILQDRETIEKLVYSE, encoded by the coding sequence ATGAACTTAAAAGATATAACTGATGAAAAAGAGTTTATAATTGAACTTGCAAAGAGAATTATACCAGTAAAATCTATAAGTCCGGCCTCTGGTGGACAGGGAGAATCGCAGAGGGCAGATCTTCTAGTTAGTATATTGAAGGAGCTTGGGTATGAAGATTCAGTACGATATGATGTTGAAGATAAGATGGGATTTAAAAGATCCAGTGTAATAGAGAAAGTTGGAAATTTTGATCGTACTCTCTGGCTTGTCTCCCATATAGATACTGTACCGGATGGTGACCCAAATCTATGGACAAGACCACCATTTCAGGCAACAGTTGAAGGCAACAGAATATATGGTCGCGGTACGTCTGATGATGGACAGGCAGTTTTCCTTTCTCTTCTACTTCTTAAGAAGCTTGATAAATCCAAACTTAAAATGAATTTAGGCCTTGCGTTTGTTGCAGACGAAGAGGTTGGGAGTGTGTACGGGATACAGTACCTACTTGATAAGAATATTTTCAAGAAGGATGACCTGATAATAGTCCCAGACGCGGGTTCAATGGACGGAATGGAACTGGAGATTGCCGAAAAAAGCATTGTTTGGATAAAATTCACAGTTAATGGTAGGCAGTACCATGCAAGTATGCCAAGCAACGCCATAAGCGCTGCAAGAGATGGAATGGAATTCATGCTATCAGTAGATAAGATGCTCCATTCAAAATATACCGATAAGGATGATACTTTTAACTTTCCCTATTCAACGTTTGAACCGACCAAGCACGAAAAGAATGTGGACAATATAAACACGATTCCGGGAAAAGAAGTATTTTACATGGATTGCAGGATACTACCTAACTATGATGTGGATAGTGTAGTGGATGATATTTCAAGAGAGATTTCTGAATTCGAAAGAACACATAAGTCAAAGATTAAGATGGAGTTTGTACAGAGAGAACAGGCACCTGTACCCACTTCCAGGGATTCGGAAGTCGTTACAAGATTGGTGAAGGCGTTATCAAGCAGAGGCGGAGAGCCAAAGGTTGTTGGTATTGGGGGAGGCACATGCGCAGCTTTCTTCAGAAGACTTGGTTATGATGCAGTTGTGTGGAGCACGACCGTCCCTGATGTTGCTCATCAGGTTGATGAATATGTTATAATTGATCAGATATTACAGGATAGGGAAACAATTGAGAAATTGGTTTATTCTGAATAA